A window of the Gorilla gorilla gorilla isolate KB3781 chromosome 8, NHGRI_mGorGor1-v2.1_pri, whole genome shotgun sequence genome harbors these coding sequences:
- the LOC101144382 gene encoding nuclear nucleic acid-binding protein C1D-like, with the protein MAAEEINDYPVEIHDYLSAFANSIDAADEMLKNMMSVSRNELLQKLDPLEQAKVDLVSAYTLNSMFWVYLATQGVNPKEHPVKQELERIRVYMNRVKELTDKKTAGKLDRGAASRFVRNALWEPKPKNASKVAHKRKSKS; encoded by the coding sequence ATGGCAGCTGAAGAAATTAATGACTATCCAGTAGAAATTCACGATTATTTGTCAGCATTTGCGAATTCCATTGATGCTGCGGATGAGATGCTGAAGAACATGATGTCTGTTTCTAGAAATGAGTTGTTGCAGAAGTTGGACCCACTTGAACAAGCAAAAGTGGATTTGGTTTCTGCATACACATTAAATTCAATGTTTTGGGTTTATTTGGCAACCCAAGGAGTGAATCCTAAGGAACATCCAGTAAAGCAGGAATTGGAAAGAATCAGAGTATATATGAACAGAGTCAAGGAATTAACAGACAAGAAAACGGCTGGCAAGCTGGACAGAGGTGCAGCTTCAAGATTTGTAAGAAATGCCCTCTGGGAACCAAAACCGAAAAATGCATCCAAAGTTGCCCATAAACGAAAAAGTAAAAGTTAA